CCGATAGGTTCTACGTTGCTCTGCATGAAATCGATGTAAGAGCCCTCAGGTACCAGGAAGCAACGGATGTTGGTATTGCTCTCGTCTGCATTCAGATTAGCAATCTTAGATGGCTGAATGTAGGTCTTGGTAACTGTACCATTGGTAATCTTCACCATGAAAGTATCTACACGGGAACGGTCAACCGTCAATGTTACCTTACCACCCAATTTATCTACACCCTTGTCTTTATCAGTTTCAAAGGTGAGATTACTCTGCACGCAGCTTCTGTCGATATGGTCACCCCACTCAGAGTTACCGCTTGGCTGGTTATCAAAACGGATAGCACCATACTCGGTATAACCTGTTCCGCCACGATCCACATCATTGGTGATGAGGAGGGCGAAGTTCTTATAGGTGTTAGTCGCAGAAGGATTGATGTTCAGATTGAACACGGCATTCCACTTCTGGTTGTCTTGAACCACATAATACTTTGAGAATGAAGTCCAAAAGCCTGAAGAGAAATCAGTATTACCTACAGTATAGACATCCTCATTCATACCTACAAGCACTTCCTCTGTAGATTGGTTAGCTTTTTCGATTGAATCAATCTTTTCAGAGAGCCAATCAGGAGAGCTGACGCTAAACATGTCACTTCCCTCGCATCCTGTCATCGCTGTCAATGCCATGGCTGCCACACAGAAGACGGATGCTAATTTATTTAGACGTTTCATATTATATCCTATTATAAATATGTAAATGTTATTTTGGTTTCCCTATGGGGCTATCGTTAAGAAACCCCATAGGAATAGATATTATTAGTTGCCCAAGTTAACTACAGGATGAACAGTCCAACCTCTTCCGAAGAAATCAGATGAGTTATCCGTATTCGTATTAGCTGAGTTACCTGTCAGGTTAGGGTTATCATTCAACAAGCCCTGATAGATAGGCAGGAACTCATGACCTGGTACGTATGTATCGTAAGAGCTCTTCAACTCTGGATCAACACCTACCATAGAGTAGCTGACTGCTTCCTTAGCCTTGTATGGAGAACGACGGAAGGTTCCGTGCTCCTTCAACTGAGCCAAACGACCCTGATCATAGAAGAATCCCCAACGGATCAGGTCAAGACCACGACCATTCTCGCAACCGAACTCCTTTGGACGCTCTACATTGGCAATCTGCTCGAAGAGCTTATCCTTGGTATCGAAGTCTGAGAGACTCAAATCCTTCAGGTTAGCACGCTCACGAACCTGGTTAATCCAGTCGATAGCCTGCTGTGTAGGACCGTTCACCTCGTTCTCGCACTCTGCTGCACGGAGCAAAACGTCTGAGTAACGCATCATACGGAGGTTGATACCGCAATGAAGACCGGTTGTCACCTTATCATAAAGGTTGGTACGGAAATTGGTCCACTTAGCGATAGGAAGACCACCATAGTTGTTGTTGGTTATGATTGTATCAGTAGCTGTCATCTGACTGGTATAAGCCACGTTGCCATTTTCAAATCCTTCCCATTCATTCTCGTAGGTACCGATGGTCCAGTAGAGACGTGGATCCAACTTACCAGCTGTGGTACGCTCCTGCTTGAAGAGGTTGTACAACCATGGAGAAGCTGAGAGGTCAGCCCATCCACCGAATCTACCTGGAGCGAAGTTAGACTCAACGGCATGTCCCTGTGTAGCGTTAGGGCTTGTATTAACTGGAGTCCACTCATCATCCACACCCTGTGAACCGTAGTCGAGATACTGGATTTCGAAGAGGCTCTCGGCATTGTTCTCATAAGCAGAACCCTCACGGAAGTTGTCGCCATAGTTGGCCATCAGCTTGTAAGAGCCATACTTCTTGTTCATGATGTCCTTGAGTACAACGAGTGCATCGCTATACTTATGGCGCTGCATCAGAGTGCGGGCATAGTAACCGGCAGCAGCACCGCAGGTAGCACGTCCCTTTGCCCACTCGCCACCTGCATCGCGAGATGGGAGGAGAGTCATAGCCTCTGCGAAATCCTTCTCCACCTGATCGAGCACATCGTCGTAGGTACTGTTCTTGCCATAGAGACCATCCAGAGAAGAATAGTTGGCATAATCAGTAATCAGCGCAGGATTCTGATAATATCCTGCCAATGTATAGTATGAATAACCGCGGAGGAAGAGAGCCTGTCCCTTGATTCGCTTCATGCTTTCGCTGAGCGAAGCATCATCGCCTGTGGTACGTGAGAGGATGAAGTTACATACATTAATAGTATAGTAAGCCTCACGCCAAGGCCAGAATGAGATTTCGTCTGTTACTGGGTCGTTCATGTCGTCGAATGGCATATACCATACCTGTGATGAGTTCCAAACCTCATCGCCACGTGTTACATCAAGGGTATAGCCTACACGAGCAGAAGAACCTTCCATACGGATATGGTTGTATGCTGCGATAACGCACTCCTCCAAATCATCTGCATTGAAACCGAAGGTTCCGGTGGTCTGCTGGTTTGGATTTGTTACCTCCAACTTGTCCTCACATGATGTAGTTGCCATTGCACCGAGGCCAAGGAAGAGAGCTAATGATAATTTATATAGTTTCATATCAAATGTTCTTTTAAATAATGATTCTTATACTTGTCTATTCTCATTATTAGAATGTGAAGTGGAGACCACACATGAATGTTCTTGCACTTGGGAAAGAGCAGAAGTTGTAACCTGGGGTAAAGGTACCGCCAGCATAGTCTACATTATATCCATGATAGCCTGTGAAGGTGTAGAGGTTCTGTGCTGATACATAGAGACGTACACCATTTACATATCCACCAAACCACTTGTCTGGGAAGTTGTAGCCCAACTCTACGTTGGCTATCTTCCAGTAAGCAGCATTCTGAATCTTGCGAGAGCTGAAGAGGTCGTTCCATGGCAATGTTGCATTGTTGGCTGCGTAGGTACGTGGAACACTTGAAAGGTAGGTACCATCCTCTGACCAACGATTGGCATCCAGCATGCCTACCTCCTTGTTACCATAGCCGTAGCAAGAGTTCAAGCTATTATAGATATCATCTGATACGTGATAGTTCAATACTCCGTATGTAGAGATGTTGAGGTCGAAACCCTTATACTCCAAGTGAGTGCTCAAACCGAAGTTTACCTTTGGAAGACCACTGCCCAATACGGTCTGGTCGTAAGCATCGATTACGCCATCAGGAGTTCCGTCAGGACCTGAAATATCCTCATAGAGGCAGTCACCGACATTGGCACCCTGCTGAACAGCATTGTTGTCCAAATCTTCCTGAGTACGGGCGATTCCCTTATAAACCCAACCATAGAACTTACCAATCTCCTGACCTACGTAAGTAGCGTATGCACCCGCAATGTATGAATCCTTACCGATACCCAGAGAAGTTACCTTGTTCTTCAGGGTACTTACATTGGCGCTGATATCATACTTGAAGGCATGATCGTGGTTGCGATAGGTAGCACTGAACTCGAAGCCACTGTTCTCCATAGAGGCAGCGTTCATGGTTACAGAGGTGTTGGATACACCGGTCTGTGCTGGCACAGGAACAGAGTAAAGCAGATCTTCTGACTTGTTCTTATACCACTCGGCAGTGAACTCCAGTCGATTGTTGAACATTGCCAGATCGATACCCACGTTGGTGGTCTTCTTCTTCTCCCAGGCGATATCGTTGTTCACGAAGGTAGAAACGGCAGAACCGGTTACAGGACTGTTGCCGAAGCTGTAAGTCATGTTGTTACGGTTCATGGTAGCCATATACTGGTACTCACCGATGTTCTCGTTACCGAGCTCACCGTAGCTGGCACGAATCTTGAACATGTTAACGATGTCGCGGCTGATAGGGAAGAACTTCTCCTTATCGAAACGCCAACCTAAAGATACAGATGGGAAGGTTGCCCAACGGATGTTCTTGCTCAAGCGAGAACTACCATCACGACGTACTACTGCAGAAAGCAGGTACTTCTCATCATAGTTGTAGTTCAAACGACCTACGTATGATGCCAGGCTATGCTTATACTCGAATGACTCTGAGTAAGTGTTCTTGGCATTCTGAAGCTGGAGGAAGTATGGCTCAGTGAAATTGATACCCCAACCAGTAAGGAGGTTGGTATTCTCTTCCTCGTAAGTCATACCGGCGAGCAGGTTGATGTTGTGCTTGCCAATCTTGCCATCGTATGTGATGGTATTCTCAACCAAGGCGTCGCTGTAGTTGCGTGAGCCCTTGGTAAGGCGCTCATTCTCCTTGGCAAGATATACACGGTTGCTCTGAATCCACGAAGGAATCCAGGTCTTATCCTTTGCCTCTGTCTTGCTGTAAGAGAGGTTTACATTATAGTGAAGACCATGGTTCTTGCTCTTGATACCTACCATGCCCAACAAATCTACGTCGGCAGAAGCGGTACCTACGAAGCGGTCAACCAAGGTGTTGCGCTGCAGGAGGTTATTAACCAGCAATGGGTTGGATGCAGAGATATCTCCATGTACGCCATCATAATATACACCATAGCCATAGGCATCGTAGCGATAACCATTAGCTGCACCTACCTTGTCATCGAGAACCCATGTTGATTTATCATAAGCCTTGATAGTTGGCTGCATCAGAAGTGTACCACGGAGCACGTTGGTTACATCACCATACAGACCCTGGACATACTCTGAGGCATTGGAAAGACCCATGTTGTCCTGGTTAGAGTGAGAGTAAACCATGCTTGTACGGAACTTCACGAACTTGGTGTCCATGGTATTGTTCACACGGGCTGTGTAACGCTCGTAGTTAGGACCTGCACCTTCCAAGGTACCCTTCTGGTTATAGTAGTCGAGAGATACATTATAAGTACTGTGAGAGCTACCACCGCTGAGGGCTACGTTGTGGTTCTGGCGGATACCGGTCTTGAACACTTCGTCAAACCAGTCTGTGTTGGTTGCATCCTGGAAGTGATACTTGCCATCCTCACCCATCTTATATCCACCAGGGATAGGAGTGTTGGAGTTTGTGCAAGCAGTACCAAGGTACTGGCTATACTGGTCGGCGTTCATCACGTCATATACATCGCCAGGAATCTGGTCAACACCAAAGTAACCGGAGTAGTTCACCTTCAGAGGCTGGTCTTTCTTACCATTCTTGGTAGTGATAATAACGACACCATTCGCAGCACGGGAACCATAGATGGCACCCGCAGAAGCATCCTTCAGAATCTGGATGGTCTCGATATCATTAGGAGAGAAGTCACGGATAGTGGTACCCATTGGCACACCATCGATGACATAAAGGGGAGCTGTGCTACCGAAAGAACCGATACCACGAATTCTCACACTAGGATCTGCACCAGGCTGACCGTCTGATGTAATCTGCACACCGGCAACCTTACCTTCAAGCATAGTAGAGATGTTAGAGTTTGACACCTTCTTCAGCTCCTCAGCATTTACGATAGATACAGAACCGGTAAGGTCTGCTTTCTTCTGGGTACCATAACCCACTACAACAACCTGGTCGAGCACCTGATTGTCGGCAGAGAGTTGGATAGATTCGATAATGGCACGACCGCGCACAGCAATCTCACGCTCCTTGTAGCCAAGATAGCTCACGAAAAGAGTCGCATTAGCCTTTACTCGAATTTCGAAATTACCATCTAAGTCGGTAACTGCACCAGTCTTGGCATCTTTAGTCTTAACTGTTGCACCAATCAGAGGTTCACCCTGATCATCTACAACATGTCCCTTGACCGTGATCACCTGATCTTGTGCAACTGCAGCCATTGCGGGCATTGGGGTGACAAAAGAAGCACCACCAACAGCACCTAGGCATAGCATCATAGAGAATAATTGTTTCCTCATTGCTTATCAATTTTTAGGTTTATACTTTGTTTATTATATTTTTAATATTTTTGTTTCGTCCGTTCTCTATTTTTAGGTTGCGGATGAAATGATAAATGTCAGCTAAACTAGACATCAACCATCAAATTTCAGTGGCAAAAGTACAATTAACCGGATTATATTGGGTGGACAATTGGGTTTTATAGGTGGACAAACCGCATAAACAGTAGATTTTTAAGGATATTACGTGCTTATCCACCAGTTGTGTACCCACACATACAAAACAAGGGGTTACTTGACTTATATCAAGTAGCCCCTCAGTTTTATTTTATTTACTTAACAAATTCTCACATCTTGGAACATTATTTCTCCGAAGAATCCAAGGAGAACTATGCCATATCTGAACCCTGAGAATCCAACTGATCCTTATATGCAGTCGGCGAGATGCCAAACTGCTTGGTGAAGCAACGGGTGAAATACTTCGGATCGTTGAAGCCTACACGGTAGGCTATCTCCGTAATATTTCGGTTGGAAGTTTTATCAGCCATCATCTTGCGCGAGATGTCGAGACGGTAGTTACGGATAAACTGGGCTGTTGGCAAGCCTGTCTCCTTGGAGAGATTCTTGCTCAGTACACTGCGGGATATACCCAAGGCACCTGCCAGTTCCTGTACACCAAACTCCGAATTATCGTAATTCTTCTC
This Segatella copri DSM 18205 DNA region includes the following protein-coding sequences:
- a CDS encoding SusC/RagA family TonB-linked outer membrane protein, giving the protein MRKQLFSMMLCLGAVGGASFVTPMPAMAAVAQDQVITVKGHVVDDQGEPLIGATVKTKDAKTGAVTDLDGNFEIRVKANATLFVSYLGYKEREIAVRGRAIIESIQLSADNQVLDQVVVVGYGTQKKADLTGSVSIVNAEELKKVSNSNISTMLEGKVAGVQITSDGQPGADPSVRIRGIGSFGSTAPLYVIDGVPMGTTIRDFSPNDIETIQILKDASAGAIYGSRAANGVVIITTKNGKKDQPLKVNYSGYFGVDQIPGDVYDVMNADQYSQYLGTACTNSNTPIPGGYKMGEDGKYHFQDATNTDWFDEVFKTGIRQNHNVALSGGSSHSTYNVSLDYYNQKGTLEGAGPNYERYTARVNNTMDTKFVKFRTSMVYSHSNQDNMGLSNASEYVQGLYGDVTNVLRGTLLMQPTIKAYDKSTWVLDDKVGAANGYRYDAYGYGVYYDGVHGDISASNPLLVNNLLQRNTLVDRFVGTASADVDLLGMVGIKSKNHGLHYNVNLSYSKTEAKDKTWIPSWIQSNRVYLAKENERLTKGSRNYSDALVENTITYDGKIGKHNINLLAGMTYEEENTNLLTGWGINFTEPYFLQLQNAKNTYSESFEYKHSLASYVGRLNYNYDEKYLLSAVVRRDGSSRLSKNIRWATFPSVSLGWRFDKEKFFPISRDIVNMFKIRASYGELGNENIGEYQYMATMNRNNMTYSFGNSPVTGSAVSTFVNNDIAWEKKKTTNVGIDLAMFNNRLEFTAEWYKNKSEDLLYSVPVPAQTGVSNTSVTMNAASMENSGFEFSATYRNHDHAFKYDISANVSTLKNKVTSLGIGKDSYIAGAYATYVGQEIGKFYGWVYKGIARTQEDLDNNAVQQGANVGDCLYEDISGPDGTPDGVIDAYDQTVLGSGLPKVNFGLSTHLEYKGFDLNISTYGVLNYHVSDDIYNSLNSCYGYGNKEVGMLDANRWSEDGTYLSSVPRTYAANNATLPWNDLFSSRKIQNAAYWKIANVELGYNFPDKWFGGYVNGVRLYVSAQNLYTFTGYHGYNVDYAGGTFTPGYNFCSFPSARTFMCGLHFTF
- a CDS encoding RagB/SusD family nutrient uptake outer membrane protein gives rise to the protein MKLYKLSLALFLGLGAMATTSCEDKLEVTNPNQQTTGTFGFNADDLEECVIAAYNHIRMEGSSARVGYTLDVTRGDEVWNSSQVWYMPFDDMNDPVTDEISFWPWREAYYTINVCNFILSRTTGDDASLSESMKRIKGQALFLRGYSYYTLAGYYQNPALITDYANYSSLDGLYGKNSTYDDVLDQVEKDFAEAMTLLPSRDAGGEWAKGRATCGAAAGYYARTLMQRHKYSDALVVLKDIMNKKYGSYKLMANYGDNFREGSAYENNAESLFEIQYLDYGSQGVDDEWTPVNTSPNATQGHAVESNFAPGRFGGWADLSASPWLYNLFKQERTTAGKLDPRLYWTIGTYENEWEGFENGNVAYTSQMTATDTIITNNNYGGLPIAKWTNFRTNLYDKVTTGLHCGINLRMMRYSDVLLRAAECENEVNGPTQQAIDWINQVRERANLKDLSLSDFDTKDKLFEQIANVERPKEFGCENGRGLDLIRWGFFYDQGRLAQLKEHGTFRRSPYKAKEAVSYSMVGVDPELKSSYDTYVPGHEFLPIYQGLLNDNPNLTGNSANTNTDNSSDFFGRGWTVHPVVNLGN